The stretch of DNA GTTGTGCAATCTGGATGTCATGCAGTACAGTAATTACAATGAGTGTTGTTCTAAATAAAGTAATATAAGTATTCTCCGACTGGTAAAATTACAACCACAATCAGCTAAAAAGAATGTACTACCAAATTATGTATAGAATCAGAGTTGCAAGTGTTAATATTACTGTGAAAATGAAACTATGCTGCTCTGTAATTATTGGCTAAACTAAATCTCAACAGATTCCAGTGAAAAAACTCATGAATGAAAAAAGAAcctaaaatggaaaaagaaagaaagaaaagagtctATCTTTGATTTGTACTTAATAAGTCCGTCAGTGTGGTGAAATTGCACAgttttgtaaagaaaaaaaaccaaaatacaCTGGTTTTAAGCCAGCTTGTCATTTGAGTGATGCTCACCACAGGCCTGACTGGAGCAGTATACTGAAGGGACCCACAAGTTGGAGGAACCAGTGTCAAAAATGACACTGAAGGACTGAGGAGGGTTTCCAATGGAGACCACACCATAGTAAGacaactagagggacaaataaaGCAGGTGCACAGATGCAGATAAAGgttaaaagaaaatttaaaaaaaataaagtagggGTATGTTTTCCTCTACATGAACAAAATCTAAAACTTCTCGCTCATTTTTGCTTACATCAGCATCATTAGTCATGGACTCAGTGCCACTGGTGTCAAACTTGGCTGCTGGATTGTACGGGTACTTCTTCCTGTACTCCTCCCACAAGCCTTTCTCCTTGAGGTTTTGCCTGGCAGACTTTCCCTTGATCAGCGGCATCCTACATGTGGCAAAGCGAGCAGAAAATAATGCAATGAGCCAGGCGGTTCTGAATTTTACAGCTGGAGAAACATTGCCTTTGTGCAAGTTTGAGAAGTGTGATATTTAATTGAGCAAGAGGACCTTTAGATTTCCTTGCAGTAACAGGTAGGGCTTCACAATTAATCAATTTCATGTACATAATctcaaatgcataaataaaataatgaaacaacCAACCAGGTCAGACTTACTTATGGACGCATTCGGACAAGGCCACGAGGGCAACCAGGACAACGAGCCACTTCATGTTAGCGCCTTTACAGCTGGACCCAAATGAGTGAACTTCCAGCTGCAGAGACCAGACTTTATATACAATGAATCAAGGTTGCCCTTCCCCATAAGCTAATATAAAAGTTTCAGATGGCGATAAGAAGCATGTGGTGATAAACAGACTCTTATCTGGGAGCAAATATCCCATTAAGTTAatgaacactgaaaacatttaggaagattgtgaaaatgttttgcATCAGAAATTCAATCTAAATGCAAATGCATTATATACAGTCAAACTTGAATTTATGGGGTACCTATGTGTATATTGAAAATAACAACTAACCTTTTTTCTGTCACATTGTTTGAATATACTGTAAGTGTTTAAGTGTTTAATAGATACTGTAAGCACTTAATGTGTTGGTGTGCAGATCGGGAGACTTGATGTCCAGACCTTCTATTTAACACTGATATGGAaactttccacaaagtttccaAAGATGTGAGTGCGAGCTTACTTGGACAGGCTTAtctgataataataaaacaaaggtAGGACAAGCAAAGATACAATGACATAAAAGTGTGAACAATAATTTATGGAAGCCTGGTTCCACCActgagtttttgttttcatctgagTCTAAATTTCAGGTTATCTTGAAGTTTTGGCTTAATAACTTAAAATTAGGGTTACATTTAGGATTTCAAATGTTTTGTATATGATAACTTGACCTAAAAAGTAACTAGTTACTGTGGATGTTAAATATTTGAAAGTTAAAAAGGACAATATTTTACAGAGATACAATGGACTAAAAGTATAAAGAACAACTAAGAGGAAGAAAGATACAAGTACCTCACAGCTATAgtgtatttaattaattaatctccCAGCTCATAACATCTCTGGTGATCTATATGTCTGATTCTTTCCCCTAAATACTGAAGTGCTTATGTGATGTCACGATCTCACACTGAATAGAAGACTATTTAAAtttcacagaagaaaaaagaactaCTAACAAGCTAAAACCCCGTCTGACATATGCACTAATCAAATATATTATACAAGGTCATTTTGCTTGTAAAATTACTAAGAGTCATCACCTTCAGCTTCtttgccagagcaatcaccaccctgaactcacacacacacccactctaactgtgcaatacccacatctttGTGCAATATTTATATCTTTCATACTGAACAACATCTGTCACTCCTATCAccgccctccaatctcattgtacattctgtataatggcAATAAagtcattctattctattctattctattcatcaTAATCACACTGTTAGTAAACTTAGCTGACATTTccattcattacacacataaTGTTTTATGGAGTAACATTAACTGAGCCCTCTATAAAGCACAAATCACAACTTTACGTACACCTTTAATGACAATTATTCTTGAGAAATTAACACAAAATGGGCATGAAAGAAGCAGCAGATGTGCTAAAGGTTCACAAATTACTCTCAGGGTAACATTTGGCTTGTTAAATAAAAGCTTCAGTTTATTATAGGTCTTGTTGGTTACATTGCCCTGTTGTCTATTTTTATGTGCTTGTAGTGTGCATCAGTAGAATCCATACATTGTAGTGCATAGAGTACACAAATGAAGAATACAGTCACTGAAGATGATTTTGATCCTCAGGTTGCCGTCCGCTGTGCTCGCCTTAGTCGGAGTGTTCACGCATCTGTTAAAAGTCCATGTTTTTGAAGTCTTCCGTACATCTGTACTTGCTATCAGCATACCTGGTGCACACCAAGTGGGGGAGACAGGGGCAGGTGTGATGTTGCCTTTTCCCTGGATAGGGTACCTGGAAGTGTGAAAAGGGGAAGGTGGCTTTGAGGTAATCTGACAGTTTAATCATCAATCAGTTTTCATCAGCTGCCAACCGGAACTGCAGGCCCTGAAGCTTCTTTTAATCAGTCTGAGTTTCAGAGATGAATGTGGTTTTAGCAGGAGTAATTGTCGCCTTTTCCAGATAATCAAAGAGATATATGGCTCAGATCCACTGTGTACAATCAATAGCCCCTGCACTTATCAGCAGCCTTTCTAAAGCTTCAGCCAACCTGACAGTACTTGATACAATCAGAATTACTTAAAACGGGAAGGAGGGATAAAAgtatgagtgtgtatgtgtgtaatccTGAAAGATTATTATAACTGACGTCACATCTATCCCCACCTTGTGGCTAAAGGGGTGGCACTCATCCCCTTCCACACCTCTTGGGACACACATCCTCAGACCCCTCAGCCAAAGACTGACGGCACAGCAAAGGCCAAAACCACACTGCTCATCTCTCTCACAAGCCTGCAGGAAAGATAGAAAGTCAAGATGGCAGAGGTCTAgatgaaaaggaataaaaggTCTGTCAGTGCCAGTGAATCAGTTACATCTTCATATATGGTAATATATATACCATTTATCTTTtgatatatttcatttttacttcattttatAAAGATAACCTTTCATGTTTGTACAGTGaaatccattttatttattgcctGTCATCTCCCTAATGCATTTACAAATGAATACCATTCAGGGGCTGAGATAATTTCCTCTGATTTTTCCAGTTAACTTAAAGTGGGGGAGGATATGATCTGTCATCTGATCATTAGTcatttgtaatgaaatttaACAATGTTATCCAGAGAAGtgatctgttcatttttcacatATATATACTCCTGATGACCATATTTTACTAGTTTATGTTACAGaacaaatcaaaaataatgaacagattttccaataataatagtaacagccactgtaaataatttaattgatgttttattatttattttaaaatactaGTGCCCCGTTGCACTTTCCAAAAGCTGAAAGCCACAGTTACAATTACAACAGATACAATGCaaaatgcattttcagtttgacaGCATTTAAATGAACAAAGATTAATGGCTCGTTTTAAATAATTAGGTACTTGTCTAGTCTGATAAATCAAATCCCATGAGAAATTTCTGTCTTACCCCTGTGATAACAGCTCCTTTGGACCAGCTCAGAGACAACAGGAGGAAGGACAGCAGCACCGCACTAAAACCCATGACAGCAACAGGACTCTGGAGTGGACTCTCTCTCGGAACACTCAGCACCACAAAACAACTGTGAACTGTCTCTATGGCACGTCACACTGGGTCCCCGACTCTTCAGCCAGTCCTCAAGGTTTACACTCCTTAGAGAGGACAGCCtccctttctccttctctttatCCACctgtgacaccccccccccccccccctttcccctccctctcttcttttcctccctcctcATGTCTGAAATCCCCTACACTCTTTGTGCCCATCTACTCAGAGGCTCTGTCATCTCACCTATCCAGATGATGGCTCATGAAGACTCGCTGTAGGGTCTGACTACATCTTCTTGAGACTGAGGCTCTAAGAGTTTCCCCGACTCAAAGAGCTAACAATAACAAGAGAACTAGATCAGCTGTTGATGAAATTTATACAAACTAAAATGAATCTGACACCTCTTTGGGGAAAAGGGCACAAGTCCTGAGCTATCTGTCAATCAGAGTTTgtcaagacaaaacaaataaaaatcaagcCATCTAATGAGTTTACTGAAATTACCATAGACTTGACTTGTGTGGGTTGGGCTTCTGgtaaaacactgaaacaggaaCGAAATATTCCTTTTTTATCGTGTTATTATAAGGTATGTGTCCCATGATGCTATGTGTTTTTAAAGAACTTTAAATCAATAGGTAACGCACACTGGCAGACTGAGTATTTAGATATTAAAAGATATCTGTACGGATAGTGCAATTATTTCTGTTcagaatgcagaaaaaaaaaatcagaaagacTTTGGCGAGAACTGCCTTCACCACTCCTCACTGAGACTGGTTATGAAGCCACAGCGCCACTAAACAGACAAGAGAATGGGAATAATGAATCTAATTGTCCCTGAATTATGGCAGTCGTGATCTTAGTGATACACTGACTCTGAGTCAAGTCTCTGTTTGGGGTCTAGCTCATTTGCAGATTTACTGCAGCTCTAGCATAAAGGTAACTGGATTTATACCAGCCTCTCTTTGTGCAAGATTAAAGATTTCCTGCGTATGCATGTGTACGCCTGTTTTTGATATCTTTGTGAGgacatattttggtttgatttgttttttaggGTTACAGTGAGAATTAGGTTAAGGTTAGGGATATGAGTTTTGTTCAGGGTAAGGGGCCAGTGGATGTATTACTTTATTGACTGTCCTCATAAAGACAGCACAAGTTATGGTGCGTACGTGATGAATAAAATTGttctgcatgcacacacttgcacttgtacgtgtgtgtgagtgtgtacatGGCTGCTTGGACAGTGATGAGCAGCTGGTTGTCAGTGAAAGTGGGCAGACTGTGATTTAAGCTGCGACGAGAGAAATATGAGCAAGAGAAGACCAGagccaaagacagaaaaaaattacagggagggagggggagagtaCCCCTTGGGTTACTCAGCAGGACCCTGCCGCTGCACAGGTGATGGATTCCTCCAATGCAGTGGCCATATAATTACATTCACCCATTTTTGCCCTGTCAGCAGGAGCACTGAAGCCAAGCCATCTTGGGACAGGCAGCAGAAATCATGCAGGGAGGTGTGCCCAGAGGCCTCACACTAacttttaaagaaattacattaACAAAATCCACCAACAAGAGGCTGCAACAAACAAGGTTTCTGCTTTAAACACATTGTATTATTGCCATATATTACATGCAATAAAAGCCATTGGTAGAGTTCTCGTATTTATTTCACTGAATAATGTTTGCATCATTCTGTTGTGTTACAAGGATAGTGGAGGAGATTGTGTTGGTAGAGATGATTGCTGTTTTAACACTGAGTATGTGATGCTGGAGCAGTTTTAGGCAACCTCTGCCTATTTGTGAGTGTCATCTGAATGTGACTGCTCCATAAGAACACAGTGGGAAGTGGATTATCAATAAATATATTCAGAAGAAAAACTAATCCGATTTTATATTTATGCACCTCTGAGTATCAAAATCAATTCCTAGTGGAGGTGGAGATGAAGGGAGTACCAGATCAATGATGAAATATTGAGCAGCAGGATTTTATTACATAACCCATGTACTATAGAAAATTACTTCAGTGAAGGAGGACCTAGGCACATGGAAGAGTGTGTACTGATTATTATACTGATGAATCAAACACTTAGAAGAGTGTAGAATATGAAATCTCAGAAGGACATAAATATCAATTtcctatgttttgttttgtttgtgggttctgaatttttacttttcatatttaattttgaaGTTCTATTTAGGTTTTACTGTAATTCTGGAGTTTGAAGTTTTTACTTTCGTGCTGTGGTGTTTTGGATTTGTTTGAATTCTGGTTCCTGTTTAGTTTTCACTGCGTTTTGGATGTCTATTAAGACGTGTGGCAATCCTAGTGCTTCTTTTGAATCCTTGATCTTTATTTAGcttcagttcctgttttttttttgttatttctcaTGTGTTTAGTTCCCTCTGTTCTCTCCAGCTCATCTTTCTGCGTTTGTGCCTTTGTCCTCCCATGTTCTCTTCTCTCTATCTTCATGTTTGATCAGAGCATTCCTGTCTCCGTGCTTATATGTGACTTTTGGATTGTTTCCtggtttgatatttttttctttggtttcttgTTTTTGGCTTTTACTTTCTGTCTGCTGAACTGTCTTGACTATGGTCATCTGTGCCTCACTCTCCTGTAATGTTCCTGCTTTATTCCCTGTGCACAAACCTTTGTGGATTTTCTTATAGCCCCCTTGTGAGTGttggactttgtgtttttggactTATGATGAGCTTTCTGTTGAATCCTCTGCCTTCTGTGTTCTGCATTTTGAGTTCACCACACACCAGACTGtgacatacactcactggccaatTCATTAAATATACAAGTTCAACagcttgttaaaataaatatctgACGGCAGAAacccagtgcatttaggcatgtagacatgctcAAGACAACCTACTgcagttcaaactgaatgggggagaaaggtgatttaaatgactttgaatgtagcatggttactggtgccagacaggctggtctgagtatttcaggaacagctgatctgctgggagtTTCCTGTACAGttatctctagggtttacagagaatggtctggaaaacagaaaatatccagtgatcaATAGTtctggctgctggtggtgtaatagtgTAGGTGATATTCTCTTGGAACACTTTGGGGTCCttaataccaactgagcatcatttaaaagccacagcctacctgagtattattgctgactgtgttcatccctttatgatcacagtgtagcCACATTGTGACGGCTGCTTCCTGCAGGATAATGcacaatgtcacaaagctcaggtaactAAAAACTACTTTCTTGAA from Archocentrus centrarchus isolate MPI-CPG fArcCen1 chromosome 7, fArcCen1, whole genome shotgun sequence encodes:
- the prok1 gene encoding prokineticin-1, producing the protein MGFSAVLLSFLLLSLSWSKGAVITGACERDEQCGFGLCCAVSLWLRGLRMCVPRGVEGDECHPFSHKVPYPGKRQHHTCPCLPHLVCTRYADSKYRCTEDFKNMDF